From Triticum aestivum cultivar Chinese Spring chromosome 4A, IWGSC CS RefSeq v2.1, whole genome shotgun sequence, a single genomic window includes:
- the LOC123081569 gene encoding transcription factor ILI3, translated as MSSRRGRITDEEINELISKLQALVPESSRRRSASRSSASKLLKETCGYIKSLHQEVEDLSDRLSELMSTLDETSPQAEIIRGLLR; from the exons atgtCGAGCCGCCGTGGCAGGATCACCGACGAGGAGATCAACGAGCTCATCTCCAAGCTCCAGGCGCTGGTCCCGGAATCATCCCGCCGCCGCTCCGCGAGCCGG TCGTCGGCGTCGAAGCTGCTGAAGGAGACGTGCGGATACATCAAGAGCCTCCACCAGGAGGTCGAGGACCTCTCCGACAGGCTCTCGGAGCTAATGTCGACCTTGGACGAGACCAGCCCCCAGGCCGAGATCATCCGGGGCCTTCTCCGCTAG